Below is a genomic region from Hydrogenothermus marinus.
AAAATAAAAAAACCAGATTTAAAACAGTTTGAGGTAGCAAACATATTATCTACTTGAAAATAGCATAAAAGGAATAAATTAAAAAGATGGAAATAACAGAAGTTAAAATATATCCATTTGATACAACTGGACTTGGTGGAAGAGTTAGAGCTATTGCAGATATAGTAATAGATGATATTCTTTTAATTAAAGGTATAAAAATTATAGAAAATAAACATGGTGGTCTTTTTATATCATTTCCTAAGAAGGCCACATCATCTAATAAATATATAGATATAATTCAGCCTTTATCAAATGATTTTAATGAAAAGATTAGAAGAGCTA
It encodes:
- a CDS encoding septation protein SpoVG family protein; its protein translation is MEITEVKIYPFDTTGLGGRVRAIADIVIDDILLIKGIKIIENKHGGLFISFPKKATSSNKYIDIIQPLSNDFNEKIRRAIIDKYKEIMSFQAGGI